Proteins encoded within one genomic window of Rubripirellula tenax:
- a CDS encoding RNA polymerase sigma factor has product MSGLKIQPTTRPSLLVRLKNARDHEAWTDFHSVYEPVIYAMCRRRGFQDADAREIVQEVLISVSRSIALFQIDQDGTFRGWLGRITRNATIDRLRKSASRRETIDAVGVANHLDLVAVDEAASAEFDTDRRRQLFRWAAAEVRQRTGETNWIAFWRSSIDGHPIADVAKELCIEEGAVYVARCRIIKRIRELVDDRSNE; this is encoded by the coding sequence ATGAGTGGACTGAAAATCCAGCCGACGACCCGCCCGAGCCTGTTGGTTCGACTGAAAAATGCGCGCGATCACGAGGCCTGGACAGATTTCCACTCAGTGTACGAACCGGTCATTTACGCGATGTGCCGGCGGCGAGGATTTCAGGACGCGGATGCTCGCGAGATTGTGCAAGAAGTTTTGATTTCCGTTTCTCGATCGATCGCACTTTTTCAAATCGACCAGGACGGAACGTTTCGAGGTTGGCTTGGTCGCATCACCCGCAACGCAACGATCGACCGATTGCGTAAATCTGCCTCGCGTCGCGAGACGATCGATGCGGTGGGTGTCGCCAACCATCTGGACCTCGTCGCCGTCGATGAGGCTGCGAGCGCCGAATTTGACACGGATCGCCGACGTCAGTTGTTTCGATGGGCGGCGGCGGAAGTTCGCCAACGTACCGGCGAGACGAACTGGATCGCGTTTTGGCGATCGTCGATCGATGGACACCCCATTGCCGACGTTGCCAAAGAACTTTGCATCGAAGAAGGTGCTGTTTACGTCGCCCGTTGTCGCATCATCAAAAGAATCCGCGAATTGGTCGACGACCGATCGAACGAGTGA
- a CDS encoding agmatine deiminase family protein: MTDAMPDYSQSGVNLIEDSTPKADGFYFPAEWHPHDKTIMVLPSPQNWSGYGISMDKVRIQWADVANALAAFEDVLMVIRPEDRKAAKNIFSSEIELIEMPINDGWSRDIGPSFVIDGKGNRRVAGFTFNGWGAKFPPFDDDAMLKARLSKHFGADMYAIDFVTEGGALAVDGEGTCIATLSSLLNKNRNPGLDQATVEKILNDSLGTEKVIWLAKGVEPDPVTDGHVDGIAAFAAPGTVLVHTTDNRSDPSFKSSQDALRRLSEATDAKGRKLEVIEVPLDGVVSNLNFYIGNGVVLVPITEDPDQDERPMGVLEDVFGDRYEVIGVNAEVLGKGGGGVHCVTQQVPTAGA; this comes from the coding sequence ATGACCGACGCGATGCCCGACTATTCGCAATCCGGTGTCAACCTGATCGAAGATTCCACCCCCAAGGCCGACGGGTTTTATTTCCCGGCCGAATGGCACCCGCACGACAAGACCATCATGGTGCTGCCATCGCCTCAGAACTGGAGTGGCTATGGGATTTCGATGGACAAGGTTCGGATCCAATGGGCCGATGTGGCCAACGCACTGGCGGCGTTCGAAGACGTGTTGATGGTGATCCGTCCCGAAGACCGAAAGGCCGCAAAAAATATTTTCAGCAGCGAAATCGAACTGATCGAAATGCCCATCAACGACGGTTGGTCCCGCGACATCGGGCCGTCGTTCGTCATCGATGGGAAGGGCAACCGACGCGTCGCAGGATTCACGTTCAATGGTTGGGGTGCAAAGTTTCCACCGTTCGACGACGACGCGATGTTAAAGGCTCGTTTGAGCAAGCATTTCGGCGCCGACATGTACGCGATCGATTTCGTGACCGAAGGCGGTGCGCTTGCGGTCGATGGCGAGGGCACGTGTATCGCGACGCTCTCTAGTTTGTTAAACAAGAATCGCAACCCGGGTCTGGACCAAGCGACCGTCGAAAAGATTCTCAACGATTCGCTCGGCACCGAAAAAGTGATCTGGCTGGCGAAGGGAGTGGAGCCGGATCCGGTCACCGACGGTCACGTCGATGGCATCGCAGCGTTTGCGGCGCCGGGCACGGTCCTGGTTCACACGACCGACAATCGGAGTGATCCGAGTTTCAAGAGTTCGCAAGACGCGCTGCGACGATTGAGCGAAGCGACCGATGCGAAGGGTCGTAAATTGGAAGTCATCGAAGTACCGCTTGACGGCGTGGTTTCGAACTTGAACTTCTACATCGGCAATGGAGTCGTCTTGGTGCCAATCACCGAAGACCCAGACCAAGACGAACGCCCGATGGGCGTGCTAGAAGATGTCTTTGGCGACCGTTACGAAGTCATCGGCGTCAACGCGGAAGTGCTGGGCAAGGGCGGTGGCGGTGTCCACTGTGTCACCCAACAAGTGCCGACCGCCGGCGCGTAG
- a CDS encoding alpha/beta hydrolase: MLSIATSSAQNFSGNGNFQVGPDYEIDPDLTDLGKRKGRSFEFSMPLADSNIFRGDDKTLDPTKKVRSERKIFVYVPAAYRDGTEAPILVTLDGPSRLDLVKNALDNLTISRKPNRKLPAFIAIAVENGGDDSKGSQRGLEYDTMSDRFARFINDEVLPAVLNDPQIKAAYPKIAFTSDPWGKAVMGCSSGGAAALTMGWFRPDLFRRLITYSGTFVDQQDDDAPEEAEFPLGAWEYHSSMKLIENSETKPLRIFTHVAQHDNRANDPEETYHNWVMANERTAEALKAKGYDYRFVFSKATKHCDRRVFEKTLADTLVWMWKDYKPASKPKG, from the coding sequence CTGCTAAGCATCGCGACATCGTCGGCTCAAAATTTCTCCGGCAACGGCAACTTTCAAGTCGGGCCAGACTATGAAATCGATCCAGACCTGACGGACTTGGGCAAACGCAAAGGGCGATCGTTCGAGTTTTCGATGCCGCTTGCGGACAGCAACATCTTTCGAGGCGACGACAAGACGCTCGACCCGACGAAGAAGGTTCGCAGCGAAAGGAAAATCTTTGTCTACGTTCCTGCTGCCTATCGCGATGGAACCGAGGCACCGATTTTGGTGACGCTGGACGGGCCCAGCCGATTGGACTTGGTCAAGAATGCCCTCGACAATCTGACGATTTCTCGAAAGCCGAACCGCAAACTGCCGGCGTTCATTGCGATCGCCGTCGAAAACGGTGGCGACGACAGTAAGGGCAGCCAACGAGGACTGGAGTACGACACGATGTCGGATCGCTTTGCCCGGTTCATCAATGACGAAGTCCTGCCGGCTGTGTTGAACGATCCCCAAATCAAAGCCGCCTACCCCAAAATTGCTTTCACGTCGGACCCCTGGGGCAAAGCCGTCATGGGATGCAGCAGCGGCGGCGCCGCGGCGCTAACGATGGGATGGTTCCGCCCCGATTTGTTTCGTCGCCTGATCACATACTCGGGTACGTTCGTTGACCAACAAGACGACGACGCACCCGAGGAAGCCGAGTTCCCGCTCGGCGCGTGGGAATATCACTCCAGCATGAAGCTGATCGAAAACAGCGAGACAAAGCCGTTGCGGATCTTCACCCATGTTGCCCAGCACGACAACCGCGCCAACGACCCCGAAGAAACGTATCACAACTGGGTCATGGCAAATGAGCGGACGGCCGAAGCACTGAAAGCCAAGGGCTATGACTATCGCTTCGTTTTCAGCAAGGCGACCAAGCACTGCGATCGTCGTGTCTTTGAAAAGACGTTGGCCGACACACTGGTTTGGATGTGGAAGGACTATAAGCCTGCGTCGAAGCCGAAAGGCTGA
- a CDS encoding bifunctional nuclease family protein — translation MPVKMQLARIIISELTENQVIYLQEVDGQREFPILIGIFEATNIDRRVKEDYEPPRPLTHDLIVTIADSLGATIESVIISDLNKSTYFAKLVLRKQDGTSIEIDSRPSDAIAVAVTFSPPLPIYVSENVLDEATSTI, via the coding sequence ATGCCCGTCAAAATGCAACTTGCGCGGATTATCATTTCCGAGCTCACCGAGAATCAGGTCATCTACTTGCAAGAAGTCGACGGCCAGCGCGAGTTCCCGATTCTGATCGGCATCTTCGAAGCCACCAACATCGACCGTCGCGTCAAAGAAGACTACGAACCGCCGCGACCGCTGACGCATGACCTGATCGTGACCATCGCGGATTCGCTCGGTGCGACGATCGAAAGCGTCATCATCAGCGACCTGAACAAGAGCACGTATTTCGCCAAACTCGTGTTGAGGAAACAGGACGGTACATCCATCGAAATCGACTCACGTCCCAGTGACGCGATCGCCGTTGCCGTTACGTTTTCACCGCCGCTGCCGATTTACGTGAGCGAAAATGTGTTGGACGAAGCGACGTCGACGATCTGA
- the panC gene encoding pantoate--beta-alanine ligase, whose protein sequence is MQILSTGDQARQWVSSIRRRSETVGLVPTMGALHDGHVSLVRQSASLCDHTIVTIFVNPTQFAPGEDLDKYPRTFDADSRAVEAAGATAIFAPSNNEMYPDGYSTFVEPPAVAQPLDGVFRPGHFRGVATVVAKLFHLIPATHAIFGSKDYQQWKVIEAMVRDLNFGIQIIAGETVRDPDGLAMSSRNRYLSSDERQAALTLSKALRTAKQMADHGDQSIANIESAMREVLKPVDELQYAEVVDAHTLQRIDDLSRPAQALIAARIGTTRLIDNCRLN, encoded by the coding sequence ATGCAAATCTTGTCTACGGGCGACCAAGCCCGCCAATGGGTATCGTCCATTCGCCGCCGCTCTGAAACGGTTGGACTCGTGCCGACGATGGGCGCCCTTCACGACGGCCACGTGTCGCTGGTTCGACAGAGTGCCAGCCTGTGTGACCACACAATCGTTACCATCTTCGTGAACCCAACTCAGTTTGCACCGGGCGAAGATCTCGACAAATACCCGCGGACTTTTGATGCCGATTCCCGGGCCGTCGAAGCGGCTGGCGCAACCGCAATATTCGCACCGTCGAACAATGAAATGTATCCGGACGGGTACAGCACGTTTGTCGAACCACCGGCCGTTGCCCAACCGCTCGATGGCGTTTTTCGCCCGGGTCATTTTCGCGGAGTCGCAACCGTCGTCGCCAAACTGTTCCATTTGATTCCCGCCACGCATGCCATCTTTGGCAGCAAGGACTATCAGCAATGGAAAGTCATCGAAGCAATGGTCCGCGACTTGAATTTCGGTATCCAGATCATTGCCGGCGAAACGGTTCGCGATCCCGACGGGTTGGCGATGAGCAGTCGAAATCGCTATCTGTCATCCGACGAACGTCAAGCAGCACTTACGTTATCCAAGGCTCTGCGAACGGCAAAACAAATGGCCGATCACGGCGACCAGAGCATTGCGAACATCGAATCGGCCATGCGAGAAGTCTTGAAACCGGTCGACGAACTGCAATATGCCGAAGTCGTCGACGCACACACGTTGCAACGCATCGACGACTTGAGTCGACCGGCACAGGCTTTGATCGCCGCACGTATCGGGACGACCCGATTGATCGACAACTGCCGGTTGAATTGA
- a CDS encoding serine/threonine-protein kinase, protein MIAPTEKHFDDELLRQLLDETLPPDRSEVVQSHLSHCEKCCQSLQRLAASDPLWDETIDVLRQCNTTSGETDESSANRIDVDWLVPILQPTGSGMGMLDRYPVTEVIGQGGMGVVLKAHDRELNRPVAVKVLSPHLAGVGAARARFMREAQAAAAIVHPSIVPIYSVVPTGRLPYLVMPLIKGGNLQQRIDREGPIDLIEIIRIAAQVADGLAAAHRNGVIHRDIKPANVLIEETGGRILISDFGLARALNDASLTCSGMIAGTPQYMSPEQARGDAVDARSDLFSLGSLMYALSTGRPPFRADNPLAILKKITESSPTPIHQVNERMPAWLNTLVGRLMTIQPNHRIATAEDAGTLLRSVHAHLQNPSVNRLPSELTTQRTGLRRGAAVAAIAVIATTTWWGWPVEKVHQATVTRPPKAIAFAPTVPDELQWIDPRIDAQLDQIMGDLAILESQLNSSPQYQGSE, encoded by the coding sequence ATGATTGCTCCGACTGAAAAACACTTCGACGATGAACTGCTGCGTCAGTTGTTGGACGAGACCTTGCCGCCGGATCGCAGCGAGGTCGTCCAGTCGCATTTGTCTCACTGCGAAAAATGCTGCCAGTCTCTGCAACGTCTGGCCGCAAGCGATCCGTTGTGGGATGAAACGATCGACGTGCTGCGACAATGTAATACCACTTCGGGTGAGACGGACGAATCGAGTGCAAATCGCATCGACGTTGATTGGCTGGTTCCGATCCTGCAGCCGACTGGATCGGGCATGGGAATGCTGGATCGGTATCCCGTTACCGAAGTCATCGGGCAAGGCGGCATGGGTGTCGTGTTGAAAGCGCACGACCGTGAACTCAATCGTCCCGTCGCGGTTAAAGTGCTGTCGCCGCATCTCGCCGGCGTCGGCGCAGCGAGGGCAAGGTTCATGCGAGAGGCCCAAGCTGCCGCCGCGATCGTACATCCGTCGATCGTGCCGATTTATAGCGTTGTGCCGACGGGTCGATTGCCGTATTTGGTGATGCCGCTGATCAAGGGCGGTAACCTTCAACAGCGGATCGATCGCGAAGGGCCGATTGATCTGATCGAAATCATTCGCATCGCTGCACAAGTCGCCGACGGGTTGGCCGCCGCGCATCGCAATGGTGTCATCCACCGCGACATCAAGCCGGCGAACGTGTTGATCGAGGAAACGGGCGGACGAATTTTGATCAGCGATTTCGGGTTGGCCCGAGCACTGAACGATGCGTCGCTGACGTGCAGCGGCATGATCGCCGGCACGCCGCAATACATGAGTCCCGAGCAGGCGCGCGGTGACGCCGTCGATGCTCGCAGCGATCTGTTTTCGCTCGGCAGTTTGATGTACGCGCTGTCCACCGGCCGACCGCCCTTCCGCGCCGACAACCCTTTGGCGATCCTGAAGAAAATTACCGAGTCATCGCCGACGCCGATTCATCAGGTCAACGAACGGATGCCGGCTTGGTTGAACACGTTGGTCGGCCGACTGATGACGATCCAACCGAATCACCGGATCGCCACCGCCGAAGATGCCGGTACTCTGCTGCGATCGGTACACGCTCACTTGCAGAACCCTTCGGTCAACCGATTGCCAAGCGAATTGACGACACAGCGAACGGGATTGCGGCGCGGCGCCGCCGTCGCCGCGATCGCCGTCATCGCGACGACGACTTGGTGGGGGTGGCCTGTCGAGAAAGTCCATCAAGCAACGGTTACCCGTCCACCGAAAGCGATCGCATTTGCACCCACGGTTCCGGATGAACTGCAATGGATTGATCCGCGAATTGATGCGCAACTGGACCAGATCATGGGCGACCTCGCCATTCTAGAATCCCAACTCAACTCTTCTCCCCAGTACCAAGGAAGTGAATGA
- a CDS encoding amino acid permease, with protein MSGSSKNDLTGSTKFGTFGGVFTPCTLTILGVIMFLRFGQVVGQSGIYTAVLIVLAAKTITTLTTLSLSAIASNTRVKGGGAYYLISRSLGVEFGGAIGVLFFAAQAISVAMYIIGFTEALAATFPSMADNAMAISTLVNLITFVCVYIGAGWTIKVQYFILAILAAALGSFYAGAIADFNPEYLQTNLQPSFLEGENTFTMFALFFPAVTGIMAGANMSGDLANPSKSIPRGTLAAVVVTGVVYLSQAFLLGCARPAEELIGNNMVIRDIAVWPMLITAGVFAATLSSALGSMMGAPRILQAFARDEIFTSLKFFGAGSGLSNEPRRATVLTFAIAQVCIVFGDLNAIAPIITMFFMITYGLLNLATFYESVTRNPSYRPTFKYSHWITSLLGMIGCFGVMFLINGVWATMSLLFIGAIYWFIRSKEVEARWGNLQSGVIFERARKALLKLEDEVYHPKNWRPIVMALSGSGWTRPHIPIYGHWLTSGHGILSLAHVVTGDLEEQSVLRDRYEKLLRSFIKREEIDAFPAVACAEYVSDGIESLIQCHGIGGLRPNTVLLGWPRDESKADSFGATVRLIARTKRSILAARFLSHREDDEDSEKSTATSTAEHWTVPRGTIDVWWRGMENGELMLLLAHLLHRNPEWRANSVRVLRVVQNEQAKAEIIKHMQEIAASARIHFDTEVVISDEPVPKVIHATSRNASLVLLGFQTPEEGQEAAMYHSLELLAGDLPRVIMVDSAGGMTLES; from the coding sequence ATGTCAGGTAGTTCCAAGAACGATCTTACCGGTTCGACGAAATTCGGCACGTTCGGTGGTGTGTTCACACCATGCACGCTGACGATCCTGGGCGTGATCATGTTTCTGAGGTTCGGCCAAGTGGTCGGGCAATCGGGAATCTATACCGCTGTCTTGATCGTGTTAGCAGCCAAAACCATCACGACGCTGACCACGCTGTCGCTGTCCGCGATCGCTAGCAACACGCGCGTCAAAGGCGGCGGCGCATACTATTTGATTTCTCGTTCGTTGGGTGTGGAGTTTGGCGGCGCGATCGGCGTGCTGTTCTTCGCCGCTCAAGCGATCTCGGTGGCGATGTACATCATCGGTTTCACCGAAGCACTTGCGGCGACGTTTCCATCGATGGCTGACAACGCGATGGCAATCTCGACGCTTGTGAATCTGATCACGTTTGTTTGCGTCTACATCGGTGCCGGTTGGACGATCAAGGTCCAGTACTTCATTCTGGCTATCCTGGCCGCGGCGCTGGGCTCGTTTTACGCCGGTGCGATCGCGGACTTCAACCCTGAGTACTTGCAAACGAATCTACAGCCTTCGTTCTTGGAAGGCGAAAACACGTTCACGATGTTTGCGTTGTTCTTCCCGGCGGTAACTGGCATCATGGCGGGCGCTAATATGTCGGGTGACCTTGCCAACCCATCCAAATCGATTCCCCGCGGAACCCTGGCGGCGGTCGTCGTCACGGGTGTGGTTTATCTTTCGCAAGCATTTTTGCTCGGCTGCGCACGGCCGGCCGAAGAGTTGATCGGCAACAATATGGTGATCCGCGACATCGCGGTCTGGCCGATGTTGATCACCGCGGGCGTATTTGCGGCGACCCTATCGTCGGCGCTGGGCAGCATGATGGGGGCACCTCGGATCCTTCAAGCGTTCGCCCGCGATGAGATCTTTACGTCGCTGAAGTTTTTCGGTGCCGGCAGCGGGTTGAGTAACGAACCGCGCCGGGCGACGGTGCTGACGTTTGCGATTGCGCAAGTGTGTATCGTGTTCGGTGACCTGAACGCGATCGCACCGATCATCACAATGTTCTTCATGATCACCTACGGGCTATTGAACCTTGCGACGTTCTATGAGTCCGTCACACGAAACCCCAGCTATCGACCGACGTTCAAGTATTCGCACTGGATCACGTCGCTGCTAGGAATGATCGGATGCTTCGGTGTGATGTTCTTGATCAATGGAGTGTGGGCAACTATGTCGCTGTTGTTCATCGGAGCGATCTATTGGTTCATCCGGTCGAAGGAGGTCGAGGCGCGTTGGGGCAACTTGCAAAGCGGTGTGATCTTTGAACGCGCACGCAAGGCGCTTCTGAAATTGGAAGACGAGGTTTACCACCCCAAGAACTGGCGACCGATTGTGATGGCGCTTAGTGGCAGCGGTTGGACGCGACCACACATTCCGATTTACGGTCATTGGTTGACTTCGGGCCACGGAATCCTGTCGTTGGCCCACGTCGTCACCGGCGACCTTGAAGAACAATCGGTGCTTCGCGATCGATACGAAAAGCTGTTGCGAAGTTTCATCAAGCGAGAGGAGATCGATGCGTTTCCGGCCGTCGCCTGTGCCGAATATGTGTCCGACGGCATCGAGTCCTTGATCCAGTGCCACGGCATTGGCGGGTTGCGGCCCAATACGGTGCTGCTAGGCTGGCCGCGCGACGAATCCAAAGCCGACTCGTTCGGAGCGACCGTTCGTTTGATCGCAAGAACCAAACGCAGCATTCTGGCGGCGCGATTCTTGTCGCATCGTGAAGACGACGAGGACAGCGAAAAATCGACGGCAACCAGCACCGCAGAACATTGGACCGTGCCCCGCGGAACCATTGATGTTTGGTGGCGAGGAATGGAGAACGGCGAACTGATGTTGCTGTTGGCTCACCTATTGCACCGAAACCCCGAATGGCGAGCCAACTCGGTCCGCGTGCTTCGCGTCGTTCAGAACGAACAAGCAAAAGCAGAGATCATCAAGCACATGCAAGAAATCGCGGCGTCCGCCCGGATACATTTTGATACCGAAGTGGTCATCTCCGACGAACCCGTACCCAAAGTGATTCACGCAACGTCGCGAAATGCCTCGCTTGTGTTGTTGGGATTCCAAACGCCCGAGGAAGGGCAAGAAGCAGCGATGTATCATTCACTCGAATTGCTCGCCGGTGATCTGCCCCGCGTCATCATGGTGGATAGCGCGGGTGGGATGACGCTTGAGAGCTAA
- a CDS encoding threonine/serine exporter family protein: protein MTTAAKRPLKQQFLIDAAIMLHRYGTPSHRLERVMDEVSQGLNVHSAFLYTPTALVISLDEDSAASEMTVIRRVDSGSVDVGKVIELGRVLGQVARGEVTADEAMPIIHRIDVAPSMYGPWTYGLACATACAAVAVFFGGTVQEWIAAAVVGILVTVMELLHARWKLEKGLLEPIAGVVASLSSILIARSFVGMDDRLVTLAGLILLIPGLRLTVALTELAVGHLSAGVARLAGAMVSLATLFIGVAFVWRMIDPLRVADDAGADLNVRAFWIALAVAPIAFAIVFRAGPKQWPIIMLVSYLGVLVSRSMELRFGVEVGAFLGALTIGCVSNLYARVRDIPAMVLLTPGMLILLPGSLGYRSLAALLERETLEGVQLGFSMVVIGLSLVGGLLVSNAIVPPRRVL, encoded by the coding sequence ATGACGACAGCAGCCAAGCGACCTCTGAAGCAACAGTTCCTGATCGACGCGGCGATCATGCTGCATCGCTACGGCACGCCGTCGCACAGACTCGAACGAGTGATGGACGAAGTGTCGCAAGGATTGAATGTCCACAGCGCTTTTTTATATACACCAACAGCGCTGGTGATCTCGTTGGACGAAGACTCGGCCGCCAGTGAGATGACGGTCATCCGACGCGTCGATTCGGGTTCCGTTGATGTCGGGAAGGTGATCGAATTGGGGCGCGTGCTGGGCCAAGTCGCACGAGGCGAAGTGACCGCCGACGAAGCGATGCCCATCATTCATCGGATCGACGTGGCCCCGAGCATGTATGGGCCATGGACGTACGGGTTGGCTTGCGCGACGGCTTGTGCGGCCGTTGCTGTCTTCTTTGGCGGAACCGTCCAAGAATGGATCGCTGCGGCCGTCGTCGGAATTTTGGTGACGGTGATGGAATTGCTGCACGCGCGATGGAAACTGGAAAAGGGATTGCTCGAACCAATCGCCGGTGTCGTTGCATCGCTATCGTCGATTTTGATTGCTCGCTCGTTCGTCGGGATGGACGATCGGTTGGTGACACTGGCCGGATTGATCTTGTTGATTCCCGGGCTGCGTTTGACCGTCGCGTTGACCGAACTGGCCGTCGGGCATCTATCGGCCGGGGTTGCCCGCTTGGCCGGGGCAATGGTCTCCCTTGCGACTTTGTTCATCGGCGTAGCATTCGTATGGCGAATGATCGATCCGCTGCGGGTCGCCGACGACGCAGGAGCGGATCTGAACGTACGCGCGTTTTGGATTGCACTGGCCGTTGCCCCGATCGCTTTCGCCATCGTCTTTCGCGCCGGTCCGAAGCAGTGGCCGATCATCATGCTGGTTTCGTACTTGGGCGTGCTGGTCAGCCGGTCGATGGAACTTCGATTCGGCGTCGAAGTCGGCGCTTTCTTGGGGGCGCTGACGATCGGGTGCGTCAGCAATCTGTATGCTCGTGTCCGCGACATCCCGGCGATGGTGCTGCTGACGCCTGGAATGCTGATTCTGTTGCCCGGATCGCTGGGGTATCGGTCGCTGGCTGCTCTGCTGGAACGCGAGACTCTGGAAGGCGTGCAACTGGGCTTTTCGATGGTTGTGATCGGACTCAGTTTGGTGGGCGGTTTGTTGGTTTCGAACGCGATTGTTCCGCCCAGACGCGTTCTTTGA
- a CDS encoding BON domain-containing protein, with the protein MNKNEHALSIVERVQQGLDRMGMSHIEAVAPIDQVDDQASEVSETGGRDVRLTGDSKHPDDKAMALAIARVTPGVKSVVNEIRAVRPVRDIKKS; encoded by the coding sequence ATGAATAAGAATGAACATGCCCTGTCAATCGTCGAGCGAGTCCAGCAAGGGCTCGACCGAATGGGGATGTCGCACATCGAAGCCGTGGCTCCGATCGATCAAGTCGACGATCAAGCTTCAGAGGTCAGCGAAACTGGGGGACGCGACGTACGGCTGACGGGGGACTCCAAGCACCCAGATGATAAGGCGATGGCGTTGGCGATCGCCCGAGTGACACCGGGCGTAAAATCGGTTGTCAACGAGATCCGCGCGGTGCGACCCGTCCGCGACATCAAGAAGTCCTGA